The DNA sequence GAAACAAATCTCTTAAATAATGCAGAATATCGCCCTTATTTACAATCATCTTATGCTCAATATATTAATCAAGCACCTCTCAATATTACTTTGTTAAGTAACCTGAGTACAGAACAATTAGCACAGGCCTTAAAAAATGGCACAAATAAAAAACAAAAATAGAAATTTCCTTACAGATATAGCAGGGTTAGCGCGTCTCAAAACCTATTGACAGTGGTATTCTAGGAGAGGATTGAATTGGGGAGAGATGCGGCCAACACAGAAAGCATATACTGATCATTAATAGCGGCTCGCCGAGACTTTTGGCGAATACTGCGGCGGAAAGAGGATTCTCGCTCTAAGGCATTAAGAGCAATGCGACGTAGCAAAGAAAAATTCTGTGGACTGTGCAGAGAACGAATTCGACATTCATCTTCATTAAAAGTGACATCTAATACCAAATTAAAAAATGATTGCGACAGATGGATGACTCAAAAGCTTACCGATCAACCCTTACCCAATCCAAAATCTGTCTTGAAAAGTTTGCTCAAGTCGGGGAACCCGCCCACGCAACTTTTCGCAAAATCTAAAATCCAAAATGGTATAGCGTCCAATGAACAGAATTTTCAATACCCCAATGCTGTCGAATCGCACTACCAATTTTGTTAGCATCACTGGCAAGATTAGTAATGTAAAATTGCAGGGTTTGAGATGTGCTGACCTTGCCCAAATAAGAAGTTATCATAAAGCACAAACCAGATGAAAATTGGCTCGGCTATATTAAACATTATGTGTAAAATAATGTCTAAATAATTAGTTAATTATGCGTAAGTTGTTACTTGGTATATTCGGTAGTGTTGTAATCGCATTACCTCAATCTGTAATGGCTACAGTGGGATTTGCAGAATGGGAAGTGACAACAGCCAACGGTAATTTTATTACCCACAGTGACCCATACAAAGATGAGTGCGGCACCTGTTTAATGAGCAACCAGCGTAAAACTTTAGCTTCCCAAGTTCAATGGTGGAGATATTATCGCAGGCATGTTACAGGTCAAGCGGCTGAGGGTTACTTTTTGCTTGACGAGCGTACCGAAAGTATTCAATTTTGGGATAGTGAAGCAGACTTAGAGAAGGCTGTGGCACTTGCGAATATTGGTAAGCCTGTTTCGCAGCGCATGACTGGGCAAGACGGTTGGAATGCAACATGGATTCCGATAATGCGGCAAATGTACTGTGATAAAAAGAATGTTGAGCGTGTACTGGCAGAAATCCCTAACCAATCGGAAAGGGAAGCTATGCGTAAAAAATATAAAGAACAGTGCCAACTTTTGAAGTCTCAGCTTTTACCAAAAAATAAATAAATGTTGACTCAGAGAGCGATTTTTAAATTTTATCGCCACCACCGTGAAACATCTTGGATAGCAGAAGCTGTATCTCTCAATGCTTGTTCGCCACCTAAAGTATCTATAATTGGAGTTAATATATTTATATCACTAAGTAAACCTGGGCGAGTGTAAACAGATAAGATGTGAAGAGTTTTTCCCCAGAGACAAAAAAGTTGAGTTTTTTGTATTTGTAAAAGTTTATCCACCAAACTACTCAGGACTTGGGCGCGATGCTTCTCATCCTGAATCTTCCTAGCAGCAGCTACAGCCTCTGGTAACAATTCTGGCAATTTATCAGCCAAATCACTTAGAACATCAGCACGATACTCTTCATCCTGAATCTTCCTAGCAGCAGCTACAGCCTCTAGTAACAATTCTGGCAATTTATCAGCCAAATCACTTAGAACATCAGCACGATACTCTTCATCCTGAATCTCCCTAGCAGCAGCCACAGCCTCTGGTAACAATTCTGGCAATTTATCAGCTAAATTATTTAGAATACAGGCACGATACTTTTCATCCTGAATCTCCCTAGCAGCAGCCACAGCCTCTGGTAACAATTCTGGCAATTTATTAGCCAAACTACTTAAGGCATCGACGCGATACTTTTCATCCTGAATCTCCCTAGCAGCAGCCACAGCCTCTGGTAACAATTCTGGCAATTTATTAGCCAAACTACTTAAGGCATCGACGCGATACTTTTCATCCTGAATCTCCCTAGCAGCAGCCACAGCCTCTGGTAACAATTCTGGTGACAATTTATCAGCCAAACTACTTAAGGCGTTGGCGCGATAGTACTCATCCTGAATTTCCCTGGCAGCAGCCAGAGCCTCTGGTAACAATTCTGGTGGCAATTTATCAGCCAAATAACTTAGATTATAGGCGCGATTATGCCCATCATCCTGAATCTCCCTGGTAGCAGCCAGAGCCTCTGGTAATAATTCTGGCAATTTATCAGCCAAACTTCTTAGGGCTAAGGAGCGAGGATACTCATCCTGAATCCCCCAGGCAGCAGCTACCGCCTCTGGTAATAATTCTGGGAATTTATCAGCTAAACTACTGAGAATATAAGCGCGATAGTACTCATCCTCAGTCTCCCTGGCAGCAGCCACCGCCTCTGGTAATAATTCTGGTGGCAATTTATCAGCCAAACTACTTAAGCTATCGGCGCGACAATGCTCACTCAGAATCTCCCTGGCAGCAGCCAGAGCCTCTGGTAGCACTTCTGGGAATTTATTAGCCAAATTACTTAGAGCATCGGAATGAAACGCATCATACTCAATCTCCCTAGCAGCAGCTACAGCCTCTGGTAACAAGTCTGGCAACTGAACAGCCAAACTACCCAGAATAGAGGCGCGAAACTCTCCATATTCAATCTCCCTAGTAGCAGCCACAGCTTCTGGTAACAATTCTGGTGGCAATTTATCAGCCAAACTACTTAAGGCTTGGGCGCGATACTCCTCATCCTGAATCTCTATGGCAGCAGCCAGAGCCTCTGGTAATAATTCTGGAAATTTATCAGCCAAATTACTTAGGGCTTGGGCGCGACTTGACTCAAACTGAATCTCCCTGGCAGCAGCCACAGCCTCTGGTAATAATTCTGGCAATTTACCAGCCAAACTACTTAGAATATGGGCGCGATACTTCTCATCCTTAATCTCTCTAGCAGCAGCTAAAGCCTCTGATAACAATTCTGGTGGTAATTTATTTGCTAAACTACTTAGAGCATCGTTGCGATACTTTTCATCCTCAATCTCCCTGGCAGCAGTGAGAGCCTCTGGTAACAATTCTGGCAATTTATCAGCCAAACTACTTAAGGCTTTGGCGCGATACATTTCATCCTGAATTTCCCTGGCAGCAGCCACAGCCTCTGGTAATAATTCTGGGGGCAATTTATCAGCCAAACTACTTAGAATATCAGCGCGATTATAACCATTCTGAATCTCCCTGGTAGCAGCGAGAGCCTCTGGTAATAATTCTGGAAATTTATCAGCCAAACTACTTAGAATATAGGCGCGACTTGATTCAAACTCAATCTCCCTGGTAGCAGCCAACGCCTCTGGTAACAATTCCGGCAATTTATCACTCAAACTTCCCAGTACTTCGGCGCGAAACTCCTCATCATGAATTTCCCTGGCAGCAGCCACAGCCTCTGGTAACAATTCTGGTGGTAATTTATTAGCCAAACTAATTAGAGCATCGCGGCGATTGTAGCTATTCTCAATCACCCTGGCAGCAGCCAACGCCTCTGGTAACAATTCTGGCAATTTATCAACCAAAATACTTAGAACAGAGACACGAGAATCCTCATCATGAATCTCCCTGGCAGCAGCCACAGCCTCTGGTAACAATTCTGGTGGCAATTTAACAGCCAAACTACTTAGAATTCGAGCACGCCTAAACTCATCCTCAGTCTTTCTGGCAGTAGCTAGAGCCTCTGGTAACAATTCTGGCAATTTATCAGCTAAACTACCTAGTACCTGGGCGCGAAACTCCTCATCCTGAATCTCTCTGGCAGCAACCAGGGCCTCTGGTAACAATTCTGGCGGCAATTTGTCAGCCAAACTACTTATGGCATCGGCGCGATAGCTCTCAAAATGAATCTCCCTAGCAACAGCCAGAGCCTCTGATAATAATTCTGGTGGCAGTTTAACAGCCAAACTACTTATAATAAAGACGCGAAACTCTTCATCCTCAGCCCCCCTGGTATCAATCTCCCTAGTAGCAGCCAGAGCTTTCGACAGTGCTAATTCTTTTAACTTTGATGGCAAATGATTGGCTAGCTGTGTAAGCAAGTTTGCTTTCTGTGATGGATTCGAGCTTTGTATTGCGTAACTGAGTCCTTGCTCAGGAGTCCACATATTTTTTTCAACTAACGCAACCAGCAGCCCTACTGGTAAATCAACTCTTAAACTATTAAGGGATGCAATAATTAAAGCATAGCGACACTGCAACCCAATAACTTGAGCCAAGGTTGTTTCAGTCCAGGAGTTTTCTGCCAATTCCCAAGCACGAACAACATCAGTTACAAAATTGGCAGTTTGTGACAAGCGATCGCAAGCTTCGTACCAACCATTACCTCCTGTTTCTGAATCTTCTCGTAATAATTCGTGAATTTCTTCTACCTTTTGAGCCTTGGACAAATG is a window from the Aulosira sp. FACHB-615 genome containing:
- a CDS encoding transposase, encoding MITSYLGKVSTSQTLQFYITNLASDANKIGSAIRQHWGIENSVHWTLYHFGF
- a CDS encoding NB-ARC domain-containing protein — protein: MIDTLLAPYLPNYYVERLEYSRELKTRLLKNSSDVGALVVTAIDGLAAVGKSTLAMALAHDQEVQAHFCDGILWVTLGQQPNLLSLLSAWVQALGDYNFKPISVEATSNQLRTLLYEKAVLLIIDDVWNIEDAQAFNVGGASCQVLVTTRDAEIAEALGANPPCCLDVMEPSQAMELLTKKLGRAITAVEYQPAQDLASSVGYFPLALSLVAAEIASCTTWTQLLEDFQQEVARLKNLNRPKAEEITDETILKRLCLTASLNLSLKRMPKEEQEHFSWLGVLPKNVTITKMMAATLWKMDIYDAAKTLEYLENKAVLSPGVPLKDGTPTYRLHDLFHDLARNLLTAPPNSEDEDNLSGLGITLASAHATFLETYRNKTSKNLWHTLPNDGYIHQHLVWHLSKAQKVEEIHELLREDSETGGNGWYEACDRLSQTANFVTDVVRAWELAENSWTETTLAQVIGLQCRYALIIASLNSLRVDLPVGLLVALVEKNMWTPEQGLSYAIQSSNPSQKANLLTQLANHLPSKLKELALSKALAATREIDTRGAEDEEFRVFIISSLAVKLPPELLSEALAVAREIHFESYRADAISSLADKLPPELLPEALVAAREIQDEEFRAQVLGSLADKLPELLPEALATARKTEDEFRRARILSSLAVKLPPELLPEAVAAAREIHDEDSRVSVLSILVDKLPELLPEALAAARVIENSYNRRDALISLANKLPPELLPEAVAAAREIHDEEFRAEVLGSLSDKLPELLPEALAATREIEFESSRAYILSSLADKFPELLPEALAATREIQNGYNRADILSSLADKLPPELLPEAVAAAREIQDEMYRAKALSSLADKLPELLPEALTAAREIEDEKYRNDALSSLANKLPPELLSEALAAAREIKDEKYRAHILSSLAGKLPELLPEAVAAAREIQFESSRAQALSNLADKFPELLPEALAAAIEIQDEEYRAQALSSLADKLPPELLPEAVAATREIEYGEFRASILGSLAVQLPDLLPEAVAAAREIEYDAFHSDALSNLANKFPEVLPEALAAAREILSEHCRADSLSSLADKLPPELLPEAVAAARETEDEYYRAYILSSLADKFPELLPEAVAAAWGIQDEYPRSLALRSLADKLPELLPEALAATREIQDDGHNRAYNLSYLADKLPPELLPEALAAAREIQDEYYRANALSSLADKLSPELLPEAVAAAREIQDEKYRVDALSSLANKLPELLPEAVAAAREIQDEKYRVDALSSLANKLPELLPEAVAAAREIQDEKYRACILNNLADKLPELLPEAVAAAREIQDEEYRADVLSDLADKLPELLLEAVAAARKIQDEEYRADVLSDLADKLPELLPEAVAAARKIQDEKHRAQVLSSLVDKLLQIQKTQLFCLWGKTLHILSVYTRPGLLSDINILTPIIDTLGGEQALRDTASAIQDVSRWWR